From a region of the Methylomonas rapida genome:
- a CDS encoding ISAs1 family transposase gives MLPDPTPYFADLTDPRREGKNKLHKLTDIVMIVLCAVLSGIEDWVGMEEFAEEKEDWLRTFLELPNGIPSHDTLSNVLGRLNPQAFAETFQRWVQAALPSLSGQQVCLDGKTLRGSREGDKAVHLMSAFAAEARWVLAQQAVDEKTNEITAIPDLLSMLDIKGALISIDAMGCQKAIAETIVTAQADYVLALKDNHPNLCEDVKLWLDTENANGRLPVYETIDKDHGRLEIRRYSLSSEIAWLTQKPDWAGLQAIGRVESIRTLGDKTSVECRYYLCSFTDLQRFAEGVRQHWAIENSQHWVLDVQFGEDANRARTDHSAENLALMRRMALNLLRNNGPTKDSLKRRKLRACLNDNYRFKLLFGTSAT, from the coding sequence ATGCTCCCAGATCCAACCCCCTATTTTGCTGACCTCACAGACCCGCGGCGAGAGGGCAAAAACAAACTCCACAAACTCACGGATATCGTGATGATCGTCTTATGCGCAGTATTGAGCGGCATCGAGGATTGGGTCGGCATGGAAGAGTTTGCCGAAGAAAAAGAAGATTGGCTGCGGACCTTTTTGGAATTACCGAATGGAATTCCCTCGCACGATACCCTGAGTAATGTCTTGGGCCGCCTGAATCCCCAAGCGTTTGCCGAGACCTTTCAACGTTGGGTGCAGGCGGCATTGCCAAGCCTTTCAGGACAGCAAGTCTGTTTGGACGGCAAGACCTTGCGCGGCAGCCGCGAAGGGGATAAGGCCGTGCATTTGATGAGCGCCTTTGCGGCTGAAGCGCGTTGGGTGTTGGCGCAACAGGCGGTGGATGAGAAGACTAACGAAATCACGGCGATCCCCGATTTATTGTCGATGTTGGACATCAAAGGAGCCCTGATCTCGATCGATGCCATGGGGTGTCAAAAAGCCATTGCGGAAACCATCGTTACGGCGCAAGCGGATTACGTGTTGGCACTGAAGGATAATCATCCGAACCTTTGCGAGGATGTCAAGTTGTGGCTGGATACTGAAAATGCCAACGGCCGCTTACCTGTCTACGAAACCATCGACAAAGATCACGGTCGCCTGGAAATACGCCGTTACAGTTTGAGTAGCGAGATTGCGTGGTTGACGCAAAAACCTGACTGGGCCGGGCTACAAGCCATTGGTCGGGTTGAATCGATTCGCACCCTCGGTGACAAGACCTCGGTTGAGTGTCGCTACTATTTGTGTTCGTTTACGGATTTGCAGCGCTTTGCCGAAGGGGTACGGCAGCATTGGGCGATAGAAAATTCCCAGCACTGGGTGCTGGATGTGCAGTTTGGCGAAGATGCGAATCGCGCCAGAACAGATCATTCCGCCGAAAACTTGGCGTTGATGCGACGGATGGCACTCAATTTACTACGAAATAACGGACCTACTAAAGACAGCTTGAAGCGCCGCAAGTTGCGAGCATGTTTGAACGATAACTATCGCTTTAAATTACTCTTCGGAACATCTGCAACATAG
- a CDS encoding DUF6290 family protein has translation MMTLELDDETAGVLNELATQQHLSPAQLVKTALIEYLEDCQDAKRAEAAYQSYLDGGKVSHSIQDVVKAFDLDS, from the coding sequence ATGATGACCTTAGAACTCGACGACGAAACCGCCGGCGTACTGAACGAGCTGGCAACGCAACAACACCTTAGCCCCGCGCAACTGGTCAAAACCGCCCTGATCGAATACCTGGAAGATTGCCAAGACGCCAAACGCGCCGAAGCCGCCTATCAAAGCTATTTGGACGGCGGCAAGGTTTCCCATAGCATACAAGACGTGGTGAAAGCCTTTGACCTGGACAGTTAA
- a CDS encoding flagella synthesis protein FlgN gives MIEKTYPITEKLLASGLKSTQQLFQLLNSEYEQLKQKTDPTALSTLAANKREVVAQLEQFSKQLGQVLATEKLLTSQEGVMSYLAKAKAADINIASSLQCWLDIEALCKKCRALNEQNGASIDLLSRHTQRCLQVLRGKSQLTATYGPDGTTRSVLFSHTLISV, from the coding sequence ATGATAGAAAAAACGTATCCCATTACCGAAAAACTACTGGCGAGCGGCCTTAAGTCGACGCAACAGTTGTTTCAATTGCTGAACAGCGAATACGAGCAACTGAAACAAAAAACCGACCCGACCGCCCTGTCTACTTTGGCCGCCAATAAAAGAGAAGTGGTAGCGCAACTAGAGCAGTTTTCCAAACAGCTGGGACAGGTTCTTGCAACCGAAAAACTCCTGACTAGCCAGGAAGGCGTCATGAGCTACCTGGCTAAAGCCAAGGCCGCCGACATCAATATCGCAAGCTCATTACAATGCTGGCTGGACATTGAAGCCCTATGTAAAAAATGCCGCGCATTGAACGAGCAAAATGGCGCCAGTATCGATTTACTCAGCCGCCATACCCAGCGCTGCCTGCAGGTATTGAGAGGCAAATCCCAACTGACCGCCACCTATGGCCCGGATGGTACAACTCGCAGCGTACTGTTTTCCCACACCCTGATTTCGGTGTAG
- a CDS encoding DUF3987 domain-containing protein, with product MTIQLPKNYNNKPLVFSWTYHDASGQPLGAVGRYQAEGGKKDVVPFFKRHGADWIPGIDADPRPLFGLDRLAAHEKTKAVFIVEGEPCAAALQSIGLCAVTSLGGAQAAKKADWIPLNGFGAAYILPDIDEPGEKYAAEVAACLAALPQPPKVKIVRLPGLEKGGDAVDWLEGWVTGWDRFSPIAECEREALREQLRAEIAHASQATPADTDNKATATRGTWANPGEIRPKIPPVFPMTPELIPEPFRDWLADVSHRMQTPADFPVISTIVIFSSVIGAGCGIRPKQRDGWEVIPNLWGACIGRPSVCLKSPSMKEALGILDRLQFVYGEMFEREKRCADFEGMVAGAVQKDLKSRLDKEAKKDTMDSRELDLMRAEYLEALEASQEQPARRLFKTNETTIQSMTLLQSQNPRGLLVFRDELTGLLVKWDREDGADERAYFLEGWNGNGAYVDVKIARGVTEAKSICISLLGGIQPDKLKAYLHQAQSGGNDGMIQRLQLAVWPDEPKNWQLIDTAPNKEHKQRAFVILQKLAEMDFAEHGASYDPDHDDRPYYRFDEAGQAVFFEWLTQLQTVKIPREENPLMVEHFGKFRSLMPSLALIFHLIDIANGTPGGPVTESAARLAVAWCDYLESHARRIYAMAESPEQEAAVRLAGKIKAGNLPNPFTTRDIDRKGWHGLGKGAPVKEALEILTYEGWIVEQPPEPQAVGRRPLPSFHINPLVLGGGNNAEIR from the coding sequence ATGACCATTCAACTACCCAAAAACTACAACAACAAGCCCTTGGTTTTTAGCTGGACATATCACGACGCCAGCGGCCAACCGTTGGGCGCGGTGGGCCGGTATCAAGCCGAAGGTGGGAAAAAAGACGTGGTGCCGTTTTTCAAGCGGCACGGTGCCGATTGGATACCTGGGATCGATGCCGACCCCCGGCCATTGTTCGGCCTAGATCGACTGGCGGCGCATGAGAAAACCAAGGCCGTTTTTATTGTCGAGGGCGAACCCTGCGCGGCGGCGCTGCAATCTATCGGCCTTTGTGCCGTTACCAGTCTAGGCGGAGCGCAAGCAGCGAAAAAGGCCGACTGGATACCGCTAAACGGCTTCGGCGCGGCCTATATCCTGCCAGACATTGACGAACCGGGCGAGAAATACGCGGCGGAGGTGGCCGCATGCCTGGCGGCTTTGCCGCAACCGCCCAAGGTTAAAATTGTTCGCTTGCCGGGCCTGGAAAAAGGCGGCGATGCCGTGGACTGGTTGGAAGGCTGGGTAACTGGCTGGGATCGATTTAGCCCCATTGCCGAATGCGAGCGCGAAGCCTTGCGCGAGCAATTGCGGGCCGAAATCGCACACGCCAGCCAAGCCACGCCAGCGGACACAGACAACAAAGCCACGGCCACCCGTGGCACATGGGCCAACCCTGGCGAAATCCGCCCCAAAATCCCGCCCGTTTTTCCGATGACCCCGGAACTAATCCCCGAGCCTTTCCGCGATTGGTTGGCGGATGTTTCCCACCGGATGCAAACCCCGGCGGATTTTCCGGTAATTTCAACCATCGTGATTTTTTCCAGTGTGATCGGTGCTGGATGCGGTATTCGGCCAAAGCAGCGCGACGGCTGGGAGGTAATACCGAATTTATGGGGCGCATGTATCGGGCGGCCTTCGGTCTGTCTGAAATCGCCCAGCATGAAAGAGGCACTAGGCATTTTAGACCGGCTGCAATTTGTCTATGGTGAAATGTTCGAGCGCGAAAAACGATGCGCGGATTTTGAAGGTATGGTGGCCGGCGCGGTACAAAAAGACCTGAAAAGCCGGCTGGATAAAGAGGCCAAAAAAGACACAATGGACAGCCGCGAGCTTGACTTAATGCGGGCGGAATATCTGGAAGCCCTGGAAGCCAGCCAAGAGCAACCGGCGCGGCGCTTATTCAAAACCAACGAAACCACCATTCAAAGCATGACGCTTTTACAAAGCCAGAACCCGCGCGGCTTGCTGGTGTTTAGGGATGAATTAACCGGCCTGCTGGTTAAATGGGATCGGGAAGACGGGGCCGACGAACGCGCGTATTTTTTGGAAGGCTGGAACGGAAACGGCGCTTATGTTGATGTGAAGATTGCCCGAGGCGTTACCGAGGCAAAATCAATCTGTATCAGCCTATTGGGGGGTATCCAGCCCGACAAGCTGAAAGCCTACCTCCATCAAGCCCAAAGCGGCGGCAACGATGGCATGATTCAACGCCTACAGCTTGCCGTGTGGCCGGATGAACCGAAAAACTGGCAACTGATCGACACAGCCCCCAACAAAGAACACAAACAGCGGGCTTTTGTGATTCTACAAAAGCTGGCGGAAATGGACTTTGCCGAACACGGGGCCAGCTATGACCCAGACCACGACGACCGGCCTTATTACCGTTTCGACGAAGCCGGGCAAGCGGTGTTTTTTGAGTGGCTGACCCAATTACAAACCGTGAAGATACCGCGCGAGGAAAACCCGCTTATGGTGGAGCACTTCGGCAAGTTTCGGTCATTGATGCCCAGCTTGGCGCTAATTTTCCACCTGATCGACATTGCCAACGGCACACCGGGCGGGCCGGTCACGGAATCGGCGGCACGGCTGGCGGTGGCGTGGTGCGATTATCTGGAAAGCCACGCGCGGCGCATTTATGCAATGGCCGAAAGCCCGGAACAAGAGGCGGCGGTAAGGCTGGCGGGCAAGATAAAAGCCGGCAACCTGCCGAACCCGTTTACCACCCGCGATATTGACCGCAAAGGCTGGCACGGTTTAGGCAAGGGCGCACCCGTGAAAGAGGCGCTGGAAATCCTGACCTATGAGGGGTGGATTGTAGAGCAACCGCCCGAGCCGCAAGCAGTAGGCCGGCGACCTTTGCCGAGCTTTCACATTAACCCGCTGGTTTTAGGGGGTGGCAATAATGCCGAGATCCGCTAA
- a CDS encoding type II toxin-antitoxin system RelE family toxin: MTWTVKLSDDAKRDLQKLDKSVQKRIVAFLQDRILPADNPRNTGKALQGNLSGLWRYRVGDYRLLCRIEDDELIVLVIEIGHRREVYR; the protein is encoded by the coding sequence TTGACCTGGACAGTTAAGTTATCCGACGACGCCAAGCGGGATTTGCAAAAGCTGGATAAGTCAGTTCAAAAGCGCATCGTCGCCTTTCTGCAAGATCGAATCCTGCCCGCCGACAACCCGCGCAACACTGGAAAAGCCTTGCAAGGCAATTTGTCCGGCCTATGGCGTTACCGCGTGGGCGATTATCGGCTGTTGTGCCGGATTGAAGATGACGAGCTGATTGTGTTGGTTATCGAGATAGGCCACCGGCGGGAGGTTTATCGATGA
- a CDS encoding HNH endonuclease signature motif containing protein, producing the protein MPRSAKTPCRHIGCRALVDKPGFCPAHQRQTYRAQKQTAGHAYQERNRFYQRAAWKRLREQHLSLEPLCRECRKAGRLVVGEVVDHIRPFQSPADPLALDAGNLQTLCKPCHNAKTRSDTNRRRGN; encoded by the coding sequence ATGCCGAGATCCGCTAAAACCCCTTGCCGGCATATCGGGTGCCGGGCATTGGTGGATAAGCCGGGCTTTTGCCCGGCGCATCAGCGCCAAACCTACCGAGCGCAGAAACAAACAGCCGGCCACGCCTATCAAGAGCGAAACCGTTTTTACCAGCGTGCCGCCTGGAAGCGATTACGAGAGCAACACCTAAGCCTTGAGCCGCTTTGCCGGGAATGCCGAAAGGCCGGGCGATTGGTGGTAGGCGAAGTGGTGGACCATATCCGCCCCTTTCAATCGCCAGCCGACCCGCTGGCACTGGACGCGGGCAACCTGCAAACCCTTTGCAAGCCTTGCCACAATGCCAAGACCCGAAGCGACACCAACCGTCGCCGCGGGAATTGA
- a CDS encoding flagellar brake protein codes for MKQFIRPEMFDKFKRFFNREETNQAEEGKDELSIFENPNFITDSDKIIGLLSEIEVSSPLCTIQIDGAPEEYNSSVLGIKPDKNLIILDELTPIEGNAHLQNVKSLKLSTFHKGIHLTFNLTEIEVGYSRGITYYKAALPQRVFYPQRRRSPRIEISSIDIAFSGVSERTGISVNGYLFDLSRGGAGIDLPVNRARIQRGDRIKNCQISFDEYLMNFDLSVRFVKQPSLNSSKVQIGGFFENLSNKSQTKLSYFITSLERVEIRKQKA; via the coding sequence GTGAAACAGTTTATCCGGCCCGAGATGTTCGATAAATTCAAGCGTTTTTTCAATCGAGAAGAAACAAACCAAGCTGAAGAAGGCAAGGATGAGCTATCCATCTTTGAAAACCCCAACTTCATTACCGACTCCGATAAGATCATTGGCTTATTATCGGAAATAGAAGTCAGCTCCCCCCTTTGCACGATCCAAATCGATGGCGCGCCGGAAGAATACAATTCATCGGTTTTAGGCATCAAACCCGATAAAAATCTCATCATCCTGGATGAATTAACCCCCATTGAAGGCAATGCCCACCTGCAAAACGTCAAGTCCTTAAAATTATCGACCTTTCACAAAGGCATTCATTTAACCTTCAATCTAACCGAAATTGAAGTAGGCTACTCACGAGGCATCACTTACTACAAAGCCGCGCTTCCTCAGCGCGTTTTTTATCCGCAACGTAGACGCTCGCCCCGCATAGAAATCAGCTCGATCGACATCGCCTTCAGCGGGGTTTCCGAACGCACCGGTATTTCGGTCAACGGTTATTTATTCGACCTGTCCCGAGGCGGCGCCGGAATTGACCTGCCGGTAAACCGGGCACGTATTCAGCGCGGCGATCGCATTAAAAACTGCCAAATCAGCTTTGACGAATATCTGATGAATTTTGACCTGTCAGTTCGCTTTGTAAAGCAACCCTCATTAAATTCGTCGAAAGTCCAAATCGGCGGTTTTTTCGAAAACCTCTCGAACAAGAGCCAAACTAAACTTTCCTATTTCATTACCTCGCTAGAAAGGGTCGAAATCAGAAAACAAAAGGCTTAG
- a CDS encoding CHC2 zinc finger domain-containing protein, with amino-acid sequence MTPNNQTETATANATAHQPEAMQAAWLYSTVQQFNQKYPAFPVGTLRHQIFNEETNGLKKSGAIVRNGRRVLINEPKYFEWLEAQNAKGLRNEARFIKIFSTTTHHKKLQIMRRTYRPRGIDRARALPRLRLFRQSRQNCRSLPKEGGRAMPIKSETVKRAISPADYYRVALPEIPLKRIGWNDGGLCPFHTDNERGSFRVNTQTGGFKCFACGAAGGDVIAFEQKRHGLTFPQALEKLAKEWGLE; translated from the coding sequence ATGACACCAAACAACCAAACCGAAACCGCCACGGCAAACGCTACGGCACATCAACCCGAAGCCATGCAAGCGGCATGGCTTTATTCCACTGTTCAGCAATTCAATCAAAAATACCCAGCCTTTCCGGTAGGCACCTTGCGCCACCAGATATTCAATGAAGAAACCAACGGCTTAAAAAAATCCGGCGCAATCGTTCGCAATGGGCGGCGCGTATTGATTAACGAGCCTAAATATTTTGAATGGCTGGAAGCACAAAACGCAAAGGGGCTGCGTAATGAAGCCCGATTTATCAAGATTTTTTCAACAACCACGCATCATAAAAAATTGCAAATCATGCGGCGCACATACCGACCGCGAGGAATTGACAGAGCGCGAGCTTTGCCCAGACTGCGACTATTTCGACAAAGCCGGCAAAATTGCCGAAGCCTACCAAAAGAGGGAGGCCGAGCCATGCCGATAAAATCCGAAACCGTCAAACGTGCGATAAGCCCGGCTGATTATTATCGTGTGGCCTTGCCTGAAATACCGCTAAAGCGGATCGGCTGGAACGATGGCGGCCTTTGCCCGTTTCACACCGACAACGAGCGCGGCTCTTTTCGCGTGAACACCCAAACCGGCGGCTTTAAGTGCTTTGCTTGCGGCGCGGCGGGCGGCGATGTGATCGCGTTCGAGCAAAAGCGGCACGGCCTGACCTTTCCGCAAGCCCTGGAAAAGCTGGCGAAGGAGTGGGGGCTAGAATGA